In a single window of the Gossypium hirsutum isolate 1008001.06 chromosome D02, Gossypium_hirsutum_v2.1, whole genome shotgun sequence genome:
- the LOC107939716 gene encoding 60S ribosomal protein L38 — MPKQIHEIKDFLLTARRKDARSVKIKKSKDVVKFKVRCSKYLYTLCVSDAEKADKLKQSLPPGLSVQDL; from the exons ATG CCTAAGCAGATTCATGAGATCAAGGACTTCCTTCTGACTGCCAGAAGGAAAGATGCACGCTCTGTAAAGATCAAGAAGAGCAAAGATGTCGTCAAGTTCAAGGTCCGCTGCTCCAAGTACTTGTACACACTTTGCGTGTCGGATGCTGAGAAGGCTGACAAGTTGAAGCAGTCCCTTCCTCCAG GTTTGAGTGTTCAAGACCTGTGA
- the LOC107935577 gene encoding DELLA protein 2-like, which produces MASSSSFSSADAALELLVSCAHAIEDGNLKTADSFLHQIWNLAPEEHGLISKLVRYFAEALVRRAYGLHPSYYTYSYLQIPHPLYYYYYYSRFDINEMVGEAIESAAIGKKGFHLIDFHIPHLYGRGYLFKTLSNRSSDPLSVRITVVLLTFLKNTVDFQEEMEYLTGVGKPLKIELKREDLRIVYANSLGEVDESTLDLRRTNDDEALMSLSKPHLS; this is translated from the coding sequence ATGGCCTCTTCGTCTTCTTTTTCTTCTGCTGATGCTGCTTTGGAGCTCTTAGTATCGTGTGCTCATGCAATTGAAGATGGGAATTTGAAAACTGCCGATTCATTCCTGCACCAGATCTGGAACCTTGCTCCTGAAGAACACGGCCTCATAAGCAAACTCGTGAGATACTTTGCCGAAGCTCTAGTTCGACGAGCTTACGGTCTCCATCCTTCTTATTATACCTATTCGTATCTGCAAATACCTCATCCActgtattactattattattactcgAGGTTTGATATCAATGAAATGGTGGGAGAAGCCATCGAAAGTGCCGCGATAGGAAAGAAGGGATTTCATCTTATTGATTTCCACATTCCGCATCTGTATGGAAGGGGATATTTGTTCAAGACACTATCGAATCGCTCCAGCGATCCCTTGTCGGTCCGTATAACCGTCGTATTACTAACTTTTCTGAAAAATACCGTCGATTTCCAAGAAGAAATGGAGTATTTGACTGGAGTGGGTAAGCCATTGAAAATAGAGTTGAAGAGGGAAGATCTGAGAATTGTTTACGCTAATAGTTTGGGAGAAGTGGATGAATCTACGTTGGATTTGAGAAGAACAAACGATGATGAGGCTTTG
- the LOC107935563 gene encoding pentatricopeptide repeat-containing protein At4g21065 — protein MRHFPLNSITSKKRPLYLFNLKIRNSTNNGDFADTLKIYSSMLRDTHVHGNSFTFPLLFKACASLNSLHDGTKLHAHVLQLGFQQDIFVQTSLLDMYSKCSDLASARNVFDEMVMRNVVCWNTMISAYCRCFRVMEAMNLLKEMWVIGFELNASTFVSVIAACTNLRLGLSMHCCVFKLGLLHCEIPLANSVVNMYVKFGLIDDARSIFDTVDERSILSWTTIIGGYVSVGNVGEAFNLFNRMRQMGCVSQDMVLFVKIISGCVKSGNLLLASSVHSLVLKSGFHGEASIDNSVLNMYSKCGDIVSARRVFEMVDEKCIFLWTSMIAANTQHGYPAEALDLFKSLLRTDLKPNEATIASILSACADLGSLSIGNEIEHYVKLNGLASNQQVQTSLIHMYCKCGRIDKAEEVFAGVLHKDLAVWSSMINGYAIHGMGNEALKLFHRMQITKPCSLDHVVFTSILLACSHSGLVEDGLKYYKSMKDDYGIEPGIEHYTCLVDLLGRAGHFDLALKTIQEMPLQVEAQVWAPLLSSCRKHCKIELGEYVAKKLLDLNPGNTSSYVLMANIYTSAGKWKEAAKTRSMMRNKGLFKEPGWSQIEINGSVHVFMAGDRSHHRSAGIYEKLNELNTKLKEAGYVAETDMVVHDLENEEKEESMKVHSERLAVAWGLIGTEPGTTLTIIKNLQTCGDCHSFLKFTSKVTGRHLIVRDGQRFHHFQLGSCSCKDFW, from the coding sequence ATGCGACACTTTCCTTTGAATTCAATCACTTCAAAGAAGCGTCCACTTTATCTGTTCAACTTGAAAATCAGAAACTCAACCAACAATGGCGATTTCGCTGACACTCTCAAAATCTACTCTTCAATGTTACGAGACACTCATGTTCATGGCAATAGCTTTACTTTCCCATTACTCTTCAAAGCCTGCGCTTCCCTTAATTCTCTTCATGATGGTACAAAGCTCCATGCCCACGTGCTTCAGCTTGGTTTTCAACAAGACATCTTCGTACAAACATCTCTTCTCGATATGTACTCGAAATGCTCTGACTTGGCCTCTGCACGGAATGTGTTCGACGAAATGGTTATGAGAAATGTTGTTTGTTGGAACACTATGATTTCTGCTTATTGTCGTTGTTTCCGTGTGATGGAAGCAATGAATTTGTTGAAAGAAATGTGGGTTATTGGTTTTGAGCTGAATGCTTCCACTTTTGTTAGTGTTATAGCTGCTTGTACTAATCTTCGACTAGGCTTATCAATGCACTGTTGTGTGTTCAAGCTTGGGTTGCTACATTGCGAGATACCTTTAGCGAATTCGGTTGTgaatatgtatgttaaatttggGTTAATTGATGATGCTCGTTCTATTTTTGATACAGTGGATGAAAGATCGATCCTTTCATGGACTACTATTATTGGTGGCTATGTAAGTGTTGGGAATGTTGGGGAAGCATTCAATCTTTTTAATAGAATGAGACAAATGGGGTGTGTTAGTCAAGATATGGTGCTGTTTGTTAAGATCATTTCGGGTTGTGTGAAATCTGGGAATTTGTTATTGGCATCATCAGTTCATTCCCTTGTTCTAAAAAGTGGATTTCATGGTGAAGCTTCGATCGATAACTCGGTTCTTAATATGTATTCAAAATGTGGTGACATTGTGTCGGCTCGACGAGTTTTCGAAATGGTAGACGAGAAATGTATTTTCTTGTGGACATCAATGATTGCAGCGAATACTCAGCATGGTTACCCTGCTGAAGCATTGGATTTATTCAAGAGTTTATTAAGAACCGATCTTAAACCAAATGAAGCTACCATTGCCAGCATACTCTCTGCTTGTGCTGATTTGGGGTCACTGAGCATCGGGAACGAGATTGAAcattatgtgaaattgaatggtttGGCGTCAAATCAGCAGGTTCAGACCTCATTGATTCACATGTACTGTAAATGTGGGAGGATAGACAAGGCAGAAGAAGTATTTGCAGGAGTGTTACATAAAGACTTAGCTGTTTGGAGTTCCATGATAAATGGTTACGCGATTCACGGAATGGGTAACGAGGCTCTGAAACTATTTCACCGGATGCAGATAACCAAACCGTGCAGCCTAGATCATGTTGTTTTCACAAGCATATTATTGGCTTGCAGTCATTCAGGGTTGGTAGAAGATGGGTTGAAGTACTACAAAAGCATGAAAGACGATTACGGAATAGAGCCCGGAATAGAGCATTATACTTGCTTGGTCGATCTCCTTGGACGAGCTGGTCACTTTGACTTGGCTTTGAAAACCATCCAAGAGATGCCTCTGCAAGTAGAAGCTCAAGTTTGGGCTCCATTGCTTAGTTCATGTAGGAAACATTGTAAAATCGAACTCGGCGAATATGTAGCCAAGAAGTTGTTAGATTTAAATCCCGGAAACACCAGCAGTTATGTTTTGATGGCTAATATATATACATCGGCTGGTAAGTGGAAGGAAGCAGCTAAAACAAGAAGCATGATGAGGAATAAAGGATTGTTTAAAGAACCCGGTTGGAGCCAGATCGAGATCAATGGCTCGGTACATGTTTTTATGGCCGGAGATAGATCACATCATCGGTCTGCTGGAATCTATGAAAAGTTGAATGAGCTTAATACAAAACTTAAAGAAGCTGGATATGTTGCTGAAACAGATATGGTAGTTCATGACTtggaaaatgaagagaaagaggaGTCTATGAAGGTTCATAGCGAACGATTGGCTGTCGCTTGGGGACTTATCGGTACTGAGCCGGGAACTACTCTTACGATCATAAAGAACCTACAAACTTGTGGTGATTGTCACTCGTTTTTGAAGTTTACTTCCAAGGTTACAGGCAGGCATCTTATTGTAAGAGACGGACAACGGTTCCACCATTTTCAATTGGGTTCTTGTTCTTGCAAGGATTTCTGGTGA